Proteins encoded by one window of Bradyrhizobium sp. B097:
- a CDS encoding thioesterase family protein, whose amino-acid sequence MPLPAAPFKSSVMQIEPQWIDYNGHLNMAYYNVMFDRAIDEMWLQLGIGPAYMKERQCSTFTAECHVRYLREIHLGDPVQVQVFLLGADEKRLHTFEELRHATEGWLSATSENLTLHIDMEARKVAPFPPDIRARAQKIVDSYAGVARPEGIGRNVAMPSK is encoded by the coding sequence ATGCCACTACCGGCCGCCCCGTTCAAATCTTCCGTGATGCAGATCGAGCCGCAATGGATCGACTATAACGGCCATCTCAACATGGCCTATTACAATGTGATGTTCGACCGCGCCATCGACGAGATGTGGCTGCAGCTCGGCATCGGGCCGGCCTACATGAAGGAGCGGCAGTGCTCGACCTTCACCGCCGAATGCCACGTCCGGTACTTGCGGGAAATTCATCTCGGCGATCCCGTGCAGGTCCAGGTCTTCCTGCTCGGCGCCGACGAGAAACGGCTGCACACGTTCGAGGAGCTGCGCCACGCCACTGAGGGCTGGCTTTCCGCGACCTCGGAGAACCTCACGCTGCACATCGACATGGAGGCGCGCAAGGTGGCGCCATTCCCACCTGACATTCGCGCCCGCGCTCAGAAGATCGTGGATAGCTATGCGGGCGTGGCGCGGCCCGAGGGCATCGGCCGCAACGTGGCGATGCCATCGAAGTAG
- a CDS encoding creatininase family protein: MGADIVSHFIERLTWDEVARRIAAKRPAILPIGAAAKQHGFHLPLNTDRLQADWFAAHLAERFDTLIWPTVTYGHYPAFVAYAGSASLSAATFEAMVHEIAAGILDSGIGTLFVLNTGISTLAPVERALAPFEPTRVRHLRLYQGPRFRRTAEQISEQRHGSHADELETSLMLALAPDMVDPERAEASPALRHEAPGRLTPSDSTSPNYSRSGSYGDPTLATSAKGEALLAAILDDLSDQVTAALGENATPQRRGTPR, translated from the coding sequence ATGGGCGCCGACATCGTCAGCCATTTCATCGAACGCCTCACTTGGGATGAGGTCGCGCGGCGAATTGCGGCCAAACGACCGGCGATCCTGCCGATCGGCGCCGCCGCCAAGCAACACGGTTTCCATTTGCCGCTCAACACCGATCGCTTGCAGGCCGACTGGTTTGCGGCGCATCTCGCCGAACGCTTCGATACGCTGATCTGGCCGACCGTCACCTACGGTCACTACCCCGCTTTCGTCGCATATGCCGGCAGCGCCAGCCTGTCGGCCGCAACGTTCGAGGCCATGGTGCATGAGATCGCCGCCGGCATCCTCGACAGCGGCATCGGCACATTGTTCGTGCTCAACACGGGAATCAGCACGCTGGCTCCGGTCGAACGCGCGCTGGCGCCCTTCGAACCGACCCGGGTGAGGCATCTGCGGCTCTACCAGGGCCCGCGCTTCCGCCGCACCGCCGAGCAGATCTCCGAGCAACGCCATGGCAGCCATGCCGACGAGCTGGAGACATCGCTGATGCTGGCGCTGGCTCCGGACATGGTCGATCCGGAACGCGCCGAAGCCAGCCCCGCCCTGCGGCACGAAGCGCCCGGCCGCCTGACGCCATCGGACAGCACTTCGCCGAACTATAGCCGCTCCGGCAGTTACGGCGATCCGACGCTCGCGACATCAGCCAAGGGCGAGGCGCTGCTCGCGGCTATACTCGACGATCTCAGCGATCAGGTGACTGCGGCCCTTGGCGAGAACGCCACGCCGCAGCGGCGCGGCACGCCGCGATGA
- a CDS encoding DNA-binding domain-containing protein, which translates to MSDFARQQSDFQHAILSGDDGILTEILDSPRETRATLFGVYRHAYGSRLVEAMRNDHELLHRFLGDEMFDEMGHAYVKARPSEHPNLRWFSQGLPDFLKATAPYSNHPVLADLAALEKALNDAFDAGEGAVLALEAMAGFAPEVWNDLVFQPHPSAARVDLSTNAAAIWMALKNDETPPEAETLAEPARLLIWRQDTTPMFRELPTEEAMMWDEASDGVPFGVLCEMLATYDDPDNAAARGAGYLHGWITAGLLMAASIRK; encoded by the coding sequence ATGAGCGACTTCGCGCGCCAGCAGAGCGACTTCCAGCACGCCATCCTCAGCGGCGACGACGGCATCCTGACCGAAATCCTCGACAGCCCCAGGGAGACGCGCGCGACGCTGTTCGGCGTCTATCGCCATGCCTACGGCTCGCGGCTGGTCGAGGCGATGCGTAACGACCACGAGCTGCTGCATCGCTTTCTCGGCGACGAGATGTTCGACGAGATGGGCCATGCCTATGTCAAGGCACGGCCGTCCGAGCATCCGAACCTGCGCTGGTTCTCGCAAGGATTGCCGGATTTCCTGAAGGCCACCGCCCCCTACAGCAACCATCCCGTGCTCGCCGATCTCGCCGCGCTGGAGAAGGCGTTGAACGACGCTTTCGACGCCGGTGAAGGCGCCGTGCTGGCGCTGGAGGCGATGGCCGGTTTCGCGCCCGAGGTCTGGAACGACCTGGTGTTCCAGCCGCATCCGAGCGCTGCGAGGGTCGACCTGTCGACCAATGCCGCTGCGATCTGGATGGCGCTGAAGAACGACGAGACGCCGCCCGAGGCGGAGACGCTCGCCGAACCCGCCCGTCTCCTGATCTGGCGTCAGGACACAACGCCGATGTTCCGCGAGCTGCCGACGGAGGAAGCAATGATGTGGGACGAAGCCTCTGATGGCGTTCCGTTCGGCGTGCTTTGCGAGATGCTCGCGACCTACGACGATCCCGACAATGCGGCAGCGCGCGGCGCCGGCTATCTGCATGGCTGGATCACCGCGGGACTTCTGATGGCGGCTTCCATCCGCAAATAG
- a CDS encoding type II toxin-antitoxin system HicB family antitoxin: MTHYVAIIEDAGPDYAVGVWFPDLPGCTSAGNDIDEALRNAPEALELYAEGLRHDGHQLPRPRTLTELKADPEVADDLKSYMVALVELPVRAHAAE; encoded by the coding sequence ATGACCCACTACGTCGCCATCATTGAGGATGCCGGACCGGATTACGCCGTGGGCGTCTGGTTTCCGGATCTGCCCGGCTGCACGTCGGCTGGGAATGATATCGACGAGGCGCTGCGCAATGCTCCCGAGGCGCTGGAGCTTTACGCCGAAGGCCTGAGGCACGACGGACATCAATTGCCTCGTCCCAGGACATTGACCGAACTGAAGGCCGACCCGGAGGTCGCCGACGACTTGAAGTCCTACATGGTCGCATTGGTCGAACTGCCCGTCAGAGCGCACGCTGCGGAATAA
- a CDS encoding OmpA family protein, with protein sequence MMRLKTRGLRELDLLAVLGTLVLLAMPLAPAQAQTAITRDDVIAKLNHYETDATIDVPALRQQVLERSRSRSKNEPPPQKRPPIAPDLTNLPTFNADIQFDVDTPIVLPDSYQSVGRIADALTHSSLLPYTFLIVGHIESTGRRENNVLLSQRRADAIRDILVNTFKITAKRLQSVGLGEEQLLDPARPNAPVNNQVQIMLVAKVADIAPPAHPAPAAAAKKPAKPAKRH encoded by the coding sequence ATGATGCGCCTGAAGACGCGAGGCTTGCGCGAACTTGACCTTTTGGCCGTGCTCGGCACGCTGGTCTTGCTGGCGATGCCGCTCGCCCCTGCACAGGCGCAGACCGCCATCACGCGCGACGACGTCATCGCCAAGCTGAATCACTACGAGACGGACGCAACGATCGACGTCCCCGCATTGCGCCAGCAAGTGCTCGAGCGATCGCGGTCGCGATCGAAGAACGAGCCGCCGCCGCAAAAGCGCCCGCCGATCGCCCCCGACCTGACCAACCTGCCGACATTCAATGCCGACATCCAGTTCGACGTCGATACGCCGATCGTGCTGCCGGATTCCTACCAGTCCGTCGGGCGCATCGCCGATGCGCTGACGCACTCTTCGCTGCTGCCGTACACGTTCCTGATCGTCGGTCACATCGAATCGACCGGACGGCGCGAGAACAACGTGCTGCTGAGCCAGCGGCGCGCCGACGCCATCCGCGACATCCTGGTCAACACCTTCAAGATCACGGCGAAGCGCCTGCAATCGGTCGGGCTCGGCGAAGAGCAATTGCTCGACCCCGCCCGCCCCAATGCACCGGTCAACAATCAGGTGCAGATCATGCTGGTCGCCAAGGTCGCCGATATCGCACCGCCCGCGCACCCCGCCCCCGCGGCGGCCGCCAAGAAACCGGCGAAACCGGCGAAGCGGCATTAG
- a CDS encoding FAD-linked oxidase C-terminal domain-containing protein has protein sequence MATTISSNLTRPEPQALKRAIDALAARFGNRLVTSQAVREQHAHTTTWLPTQPPDAVVMAQETADIQDVVRICAANRVPVIAFGTGTSLEGQVNAPAGGVCIDLRDMNKVLEVHAEDLDCVIQPGVTRKALNEHLRDQGLFFPIDPGADASLGGMTSTRASGTNAVRYGTMRENVLALKVVRGDGEIITTGTRAKKSSAGYDLTHLFIGAEGTLGIISELTIRLRGIPDTIAAAACSFETVRGACQATILAIQTGIPVARIELLNAEQVKACNNYSKLSLPETPLLLLEFHGSEVEVAEQSKNFRDIAAECGGGDFTWTTKPEDRTKLWQARHDAYWSVKAIRPGDSIGVVATDVCVPISRLADCVTETEDDLKRLNLLSPIVGHVGDGNFHCSLVCDVNNKDEMARGEEFMHRLVERAQAMGGTCTGEHGIGQGKQKYLKAELGPEALDAMRALKQALDPQNIFNPGKIVPAV, from the coding sequence GTGGCGACAACGATTTCGAGCAATCTGACGCGACCTGAGCCGCAGGCCCTGAAGCGCGCGATCGACGCGCTGGCGGCGCGGTTCGGCAACCGGCTCGTGACGTCGCAGGCGGTGCGCGAGCAGCACGCCCATACCACCACATGGCTGCCGACCCAGCCGCCCGATGCGGTGGTGATGGCGCAGGAAACCGCCGACATCCAGGACGTGGTGCGGATCTGCGCCGCCAATCGCGTGCCCGTCATCGCCTTCGGCACCGGAACCTCGCTCGAGGGGCAGGTCAACGCGCCGGCGGGCGGCGTCTGCATCGACCTGCGCGACATGAACAAGGTGCTCGAGGTGCACGCCGAGGACCTCGACTGCGTGATCCAGCCCGGTGTGACCCGCAAGGCGCTGAACGAGCATCTGCGCGACCAGGGGCTGTTCTTCCCGATCGATCCCGGCGCCGATGCCTCGCTCGGCGGCATGACCTCGACCCGCGCCTCCGGCACCAACGCGGTGCGCTACGGCACCATGCGCGAGAACGTGCTGGCGCTGAAGGTGGTGCGCGGCGACGGCGAGATCATCACGACCGGCACGCGCGCCAAGAAGTCGTCGGCCGGTTACGACCTGACGCATCTGTTCATCGGCGCCGAGGGTACGCTCGGCATCATCTCCGAACTGACCATCCGCCTGCGCGGCATCCCCGACACGATCGCGGCCGCCGCCTGTTCGTTCGAGACCGTGCGCGGCGCCTGCCAGGCCACCATCCTCGCGATTCAGACCGGCATTCCGGTTGCGCGGATCGAGCTGCTCAATGCCGAGCAGGTGAAGGCCTGCAACAACTATTCAAAACTGTCGCTGCCGGAGACGCCGCTGCTGCTGCTGGAATTCCACGGCAGCGAGGTCGAGGTCGCCGAGCAGTCGAAGAATTTCCGCGACATCGCCGCCGAGTGCGGCGGCGGTGACTTTACCTGGACCACCAAGCCGGAGGACCGCACCAAGCTGTGGCAGGCCCGGCACGATGCCTATTGGTCGGTCAAGGCGATTCGTCCCGGCGACAGCATCGGCGTCGTCGCAACCGACGTCTGCGTGCCGATCTCGCGGCTTGCCGACTGCGTCACCGAGACCGAGGACGATCTGAAGCGGCTCAACCTGCTGTCGCCGATCGTCGGCCATGTCGGTGACGGCAATTTCCACTGCTCGCTGGTCTGCGACGTCAACAACAAGGACGAGATGGCGCGCGGCGAGGAGTTCATGCATCGGCTGGTCGAACGGGCGCAGGCCATGGGCGGCACCTGCACCGGCGAGCACGGCATCGGCCAGGGCAAGCAGAAATATCTGAAGGCCGAGCTCGGCCCGGAGGCGCTCGACGCGATGCGGGCGCTGAAGCAGGCGCTCGATCCGCAGAATATCTTCAATCCCGGCAAGATCGTTCCTGCCGTATAA
- a CDS encoding SulP family inorganic anion transporter — MADVHQTRANWPIFRSLSAFRPGDLPGDLIAGLTLAAIAIPEQMATARLGGFSPQIGFFAFMAGSLGFAMFGANRFLSCGADSTITPIFAAGLALMATAGSPDYQSLAMALALMVGAIMIAGGLFKLGWIANLLSTPVTVGFLAGISVHILVSQLPGVLGLTTPDGPTLYKLGVLAEKIGQTNAYTLAIGLGVLALVAGSEKISARIPGALIGLVVATIAVIAGHLESKGVKVVGTVPGSLPTPSLPDIAPERWIKLLSLAILIAIVVMVQTAATTRSFLSDPDKPADVDRDFLGAGAGSLLAGLFGAFPVNASPPRTGIVSETGGRTQVSGLFAAAIVLALLAFGATLLRHVPDAALGGVLLFVALRIIRVKQIVAIFRQSFYEFLLVVATAAAIIILPIEQGVAVGIALSLLHGIWTTTRGQLVEFVHVPGTTIWWPTGPHVTGERKPGIAVVGLQAPLSFLNAEGFHAGVLKTIGRATPKPKLLVIEASGMIEIDFTAAQALRDLFRECRDDGVTLAVARLESSRAQEAFERFELYGVLPRDHVFHSVDEAVRTLGGPS; from the coding sequence ATGGCCGACGTTCATCAGACACGCGCCAACTGGCCGATCTTCCGTTCACTCAGCGCGTTCCGGCCGGGCGACTTGCCGGGCGATCTGATCGCCGGGCTGACGCTCGCCGCGATCGCGATCCCCGAGCAGATGGCAACCGCCCGGCTCGGCGGCTTCTCGCCGCAGATCGGCTTCTTCGCGTTCATGGCCGGCTCGCTCGGCTTTGCGATGTTCGGCGCCAACCGCTTCCTGTCTTGCGGCGCCGATTCCACGATCACGCCGATCTTCGCGGCCGGCCTGGCGCTGATGGCGACTGCAGGCTCGCCCGACTATCAGTCGCTGGCGATGGCACTGGCGCTGATGGTCGGCGCGATCATGATCGCGGGCGGCCTGTTCAAGCTCGGCTGGATCGCCAATTTGCTGTCGACGCCGGTGACGGTCGGCTTCCTCGCCGGCATCTCCGTCCACATCCTGGTCTCGCAATTGCCGGGCGTGCTCGGCCTGACCACGCCGGACGGCCCGACGCTCTACAAGCTCGGGGTTCTCGCCGAGAAGATCGGCCAGACCAATGCCTACACGCTGGCGATCGGCCTCGGCGTGCTGGCGCTGGTTGCCGGATCGGAGAAGATCAGCGCGCGGATTCCGGGCGCGCTGATCGGCCTTGTCGTGGCCACCATCGCCGTGATCGCCGGCCATCTCGAAAGCAAGGGCGTCAAGGTGGTCGGCACCGTGCCCGGGTCGCTGCCAACGCCGTCGCTTCCGGACATCGCGCCGGAGCGATGGATCAAATTGCTGTCGCTGGCGATCCTGATCGCCATCGTCGTCATGGTACAGACCGCAGCGACGACGCGCTCGTTCCTGTCAGATCCGGACAAGCCGGCCGACGTCGATCGCGACTTCCTCGGCGCCGGAGCCGGCAGCCTGCTCGCCGGCCTGTTCGGCGCGTTCCCCGTCAACGCCAGCCCGCCGCGGACCGGCATCGTCTCGGAGACCGGCGGGCGCACGCAGGTCTCGGGGCTGTTTGCCGCGGCCATCGTGCTCGCCCTGCTGGCGTTCGGTGCGACGCTGCTGCGGCACGTGCCTGATGCAGCGCTCGGCGGCGTCCTGCTGTTCGTGGCGCTGCGCATCATTCGCGTCAAGCAGATCGTCGCGATCTTCCGCCAGTCGTTCTACGAATTCCTGCTGGTGGTGGCGACGGCCGCCGCGATCATCATACTGCCGATCGAGCAAGGCGTAGCCGTCGGCATCGCGCTGTCGCTGCTGCACGGCATCTGGACCACGACGCGCGGCCAGCTCGTGGAATTCGTCCATGTGCCCGGCACCACGATCTGGTGGCCGACCGGCCCGCACGTCACCGGCGAGCGCAAGCCCGGCATCGCCGTGGTCGGCCTGCAGGCGCCGTTGTCGTTCCTCAACGCGGAAGGTTTTCACGCCGGCGTGCTCAAGACCATCGGCCGCGCGACACCCAAGCCGAAACTGCTGGTGATCGAGGCCAGCGGCATGATCGAGATCGACTTCACGGCGGCCCAGGCGCTGCGCGACCTGTTTCGCGAATGCCGCGATGACGGCGTGACATTGGCGGTGGCCCGGCTCGAATCCTCCCGCGCCCAGGAGGCGTTCGAGCGCTTCGAGCTCTATGGCGTCCTGCCGAGGGACCACGTCTTCCACAGCGTCGATGAAGCGGTCCGCACGCTGGGCGGACCGAGCTAG
- a CDS encoding DUF1328 domain-containing protein → MLSWVVTFLVVALIAGILGFGGIAGASIEIAKAIFFIAIILFLVSAVVGLARGRTRV, encoded by the coding sequence ATGTTGAGCTGGGTCGTCACATTCCTGGTCGTCGCCCTGATCGCGGGCATTTTGGGCTTCGGCGGCATCGCCGGCGCCTCGATCGAAATCGCCAAGGCGATCTTCTTCATCGCCATCATCCTGTTCCTGGTGTCGGCGGTGGTCGGATTAGCGCGTGGTAGGACGCGGGTCTAG
- a CDS encoding UvrD-helicase domain-containing protein, translated as MTEPSKLPHHGVPEHQPVAGGIAARARAAAGAPQYLNGLNPEQREAVETLDGPVLVLAGAGTGKTRVLTTRIAHILSQGRARPQEILSVTFTNKAAREMKLRLGQMLGQAVEGMPWLGTFHSIGGRILRIHAELVQLKSNFTVLDVDDQVRLLKQLLQAENIDDKRWPARMLAGLIDSWKNRGLSPSQVPAGEAASFGNGKGGKIYATYQERLKILNAADFGDLLLENIRLFRENPDVLRQYQNRFKFILVDEYQDTNVAQYLWLRLLSQAPSRPGRPLSDVIPGRLDAPVTPGRIEDANSGAQLRTGESRGEEGSPLDSEFAPGGAPGNDGENVTAQQPLKNICCVGDDDQSIYGWRGAEVDNILRFDHDFPGAKVIRLERNYRSTGHILAAASHLIAHNEGRLGKTLRTEDVDGEKVTVTGSWDSEEEARAIGEELEELQRTGENLNDVAILVRASFQMREFEDRFVTLGLPYRVIGGPRFYERAEIRDALAYLRTINSPADDLAFERIVNVPKRGLGDATVQLLHDHARKRRIPLFEAARAVVETDELKPKARGSLRDLVMQFDRWRAQREVTSHTELAEIVLDESGYTEMWQKDRSADAAGRLDNLKELVRSMEEFENLQGFLEHISLVMDRDGEAGDEAVSLMTLHSAKGLEFDNVFLPGWEEGLFPSQRTLDEQGRAGLEEERRLAHVGLTRARRRAKIYFATNRRIHGTWSTTIPSRFLDELPAHNVEITESKGGSGWGGSGGYGASRFDNLESFGSSYSTPGWQRAQANRNRGGGGRSGGGGFEERQSSFSSDSFSRTKRGPMVIEGELVAKSTGTTSEFSLDDRVFHQKFGYGHVVKIDGNKLTIAFEKAGEKKVVDSFVERA; from the coding sequence ATGACCGAGCCGAGCAAACTGCCCCATCACGGCGTTCCCGAGCACCAGCCGGTGGCTGGCGGCATCGCCGCGCGTGCGCGGGCGGCGGCGGGCGCTCCGCAATATCTCAACGGCCTCAATCCGGAGCAGCGCGAGGCGGTCGAGACGCTCGACGGCCCGGTGCTGGTGCTCGCCGGCGCCGGCACCGGCAAGACCCGCGTGCTGACCACGCGCATCGCACATATCCTGAGCCAGGGCCGCGCGCGGCCGCAAGAGATCCTGTCGGTGACCTTCACCAACAAGGCGGCGCGCGAGATGAAGCTGCGGCTCGGCCAGATGCTCGGCCAGGCGGTCGAGGGCATGCCGTGGCTCGGCACTTTCCACTCGATCGGCGGCCGTATCCTGCGCATCCATGCCGAGCTGGTGCAGCTCAAATCCAACTTCACGGTGCTCGACGTCGACGACCAGGTGCGGCTGCTGAAGCAGTTGCTGCAGGCCGAGAACATCGACGACAAGCGCTGGCCGGCGCGGATGCTGGCCGGCCTGATCGACAGCTGGAAGAACCGCGGGCTGTCGCCGTCGCAGGTGCCGGCGGGCGAGGCCGCCTCGTTCGGCAACGGCAAGGGCGGCAAGATCTACGCGACCTATCAGGAGCGGCTGAAGATCCTCAACGCCGCCGACTTCGGCGACCTGCTGCTCGAGAACATCAGGCTGTTCCGCGAAAATCCCGACGTACTCCGGCAGTACCAGAACCGCTTCAAGTTCATCCTGGTCGACGAGTACCAAGACACCAACGTGGCGCAGTATCTGTGGCTGCGCCTGCTGTCGCAGGCGCCGTCGCGGCCGGGGCGACCTCTTTCCGATGTGATTCCGGGGCGCCTCGACGCTCCCGTCACTCCGGGGCGCATCGAAGATGCGAACTCTGGTGCGCAATTGCGCACCGGAGAATCTCGAGGAGAAGAGGGCTCACCTCTGGATTCCGAGTTCGCACCTGGCGGTGCGCCCGGGAATGACGGGGAAAACGTCACCGCTCAACAGCCACTGAAAAACATCTGCTGTGTCGGCGACGACGACCAGTCGATCTATGGCTGGCGCGGCGCCGAGGTCGACAACATCCTGCGCTTCGACCACGATTTTCCCGGCGCCAAGGTGATCCGCCTCGAGCGCAATTACCGCTCCACCGGCCACATCCTGGCCGCGGCCTCGCATCTGATCGCGCACAATGAAGGCCGGCTCGGCAAGACGCTGCGCACCGAGGATGTCGACGGCGAGAAGGTCACCGTCACCGGCTCCTGGGATTCGGAAGAGGAAGCGCGCGCGATCGGCGAGGAGCTCGAGGAGCTGCAGCGCACCGGCGAAAACCTCAACGACGTCGCCATCCTGGTCCGTGCCTCGTTCCAGATGCGCGAGTTCGAAGATCGCTTCGTGACGCTCGGCCTGCCCTACCGCGTGATCGGTGGCCCTAGATTCTACGAGCGCGCCGAAATCCGCGATGCGCTGGCGTACTTGCGCACCATCAATTCGCCGGCCGACGATCTCGCCTTCGAGCGCATCGTCAACGTGCCCAAACGGGGGCTCGGCGATGCCACCGTGCAGCTGCTGCACGACCATGCCCGCAAGCGCCGCATTCCGCTGTTCGAGGCGGCGCGCGCCGTGGTCGAGACCGACGAGCTGAAGCCGAAGGCGCGCGGCTCGTTGCGCGATCTCGTGATGCAGTTCGACCGTTGGCGCGCCCAGCGCGAGGTCACCTCGCATACCGAGCTCGCCGAGATCGTGCTCGACGAGAGCGGCTACACCGAGATGTGGCAGAAGGACCGCTCGGCGGACGCCGCGGGCCGGCTCGACAACCTCAAGGAGCTGGTGCGTTCGATGGAGGAATTCGAGAACCTGCAAGGGTTTCTCGAACATATCTCGCTGGTGATGGACCGCGACGGCGAGGCCGGCGACGAAGCCGTGTCGCTGATGACGCTGCATTCGGCCAAGGGCCTCGAGTTCGACAACGTGTTCCTGCCGGGCTGGGAGGAAGGCCTGTTCCCAAGCCAGCGCACGCTCGACGAACAGGGCCGCGCCGGGCTCGAGGAGGAGCGCCGCCTCGCCCATGTCGGGCTGACCCGCGCCCGCCGCCGCGCCAAAATCTATTTCGCGACCAACCGCCGCATCCATGGCACCTGGTCGACCACGATCCCCTCGCGCTTCCTCGACGAGCTGCCGGCGCACAATGTCGAGATCACCGAATCCAAGGGCGGATCGGGCTGGGGCGGCAGCGGCGGCTATGGCGCCTCGCGCTTCGACAACCTCGAATCATTCGGCTCGAGCTATTCGACCCCGGGCTGGCAGCGCGCCCAGGCCAACCGCAACCGCGGCGGCGGGGGACGCAGCGGCGGCGGCGGCTTCGAGGAGCGGCAGTCGTCCTTTTCGTCCGACAGCTTCAGCCGCACCAAGCGCGGCCCCATGGTGATCGAGGGCGAGCTGGTGGCGAAGTCCACGGGCACGACGTCGGAATTTTCGCTTGATGACCGGGTGTTTCACCAGAAATTCGGCTACGGCCATGTGGTGAAGATCGACGGCAACAAGTTGACCATCGCCTTCGAAAAGGCCGGCGAGAAGAAGGTCGTCGACAGCTTTGTGGAGCGGGCGTGA
- a CDS encoding DUF692 domain-containing protein: MNVASRSPDKSVRAERPLQSAKPPFLGFGLGLRAQHYDEILNGNPPIDWFEVISENYMLPGGQPLRILDRICARYPVVMHGVSLSIASTAPPNFDYLQGLKDLAQRVQPKWVSDHLCWTGVHGKNLHDLLPIPYTQEALDHVVSRVQLVQDFLGRAIVLENVSTYVQFNNSEMTEWEFLSELSRRSGCWLLFDINNVYVSAFNHGYDPMAFLSGIPPDRVVQFHMAGHSHMGTHIIDTHDHPVCEDVWDLYVAALKRFGRVSTMIERDDNIPPLDELLREVDRTREIAEQVLPAGVPAA; encoded by the coding sequence ATGAACGTTGCGAGCCGATCACCGGACAAGTCGGTGCGCGCGGAGCGCCCGCTGCAATCGGCCAAGCCGCCCTTCCTCGGCTTCGGCCTCGGCTTGCGCGCCCAGCACTACGACGAGATCCTGAACGGCAATCCGCCGATCGACTGGTTCGAGGTGATCAGCGAGAACTACATGCTGCCGGGCGGCCAGCCGCTACGCATCCTCGACCGGATCTGCGCGCGCTATCCCGTGGTGATGCACGGCGTCTCACTGTCGATCGCCTCCACCGCGCCGCCGAATTTCGACTATCTGCAAGGCCTGAAGGACCTTGCACAACGCGTGCAGCCGAAATGGGTGTCCGACCATCTGTGCTGGACCGGCGTGCACGGCAAGAACCTGCACGATCTGCTGCCGATCCCCTACACGCAGGAGGCGCTCGATCACGTCGTGAGCCGGGTGCAGCTGGTGCAGGATTTCCTCGGCCGCGCCATCGTGCTCGAGAATGTCTCGACCTATGTGCAGTTCAACAATTCCGAGATGACGGAGTGGGAATTCCTCTCCGAGCTGTCACGCCGCTCCGGCTGCTGGCTGCTGTTCGACATCAACAATGTCTATGTCAGCGCCTTCAACCACGGCTACGATCCGATGGCCTTCCTCAGCGGCATTCCGCCCGATCGCGTGGTGCAATTCCACATGGCGGGCCACAGCCATATGGGCACCCACATCATCGATACGCACGACCATCCGGTGTGCGAGGATGTCTGGGACCTCTATGTTGCGGCCTTGAAGCGGTTCGGACGCGTCTCGACCATGATCGAGCGCGACGACAACATCCCGCCACTCGACGAATTGCTGCGCGAGGTCGACCGCACCCGCGAGATCGCGGAGCAGGTGTTGCCTGCGGGCGTGCCGGCGGCATGA